Proteins from a genomic interval of Rosa chinensis cultivar Old Blush chromosome 2, RchiOBHm-V2, whole genome shotgun sequence:
- the LOC112184944 gene encoding uncharacterized protein LOC112184944 isoform X1 encodes MQAFSRSMRGHSVHEPPPLAEKLTEDPVTSKTAQSTVTCVYLANIAMNWRKVTVIWCKNLMNHSLSIRTDSLEGDFHITCKIDLKPWHFWSKKGYKSFEVEGNHVEVYWDLRSAKFVGGPEPNQDFYVALVCDEEVVLLLGDMKKKAYKRTKSRPSMVEAVMYYKKENVFAKKSFATRVRFDEKRKEHDIVVESSTSGLKDPEMWISIDGIVLVHVKNLQWKFRGNQTVMVNMLPVQVFWDVHDWLFSNPGTGHGLFIFKPGAPDSESDYDREGGEFCGDSDNSISSAYYSTQSLNTTASDFCLFLHAYKLE; translated from the coding sequence ATGCAGGCTTTTAGTCGTTCTATGCGGGGACATTCGGTACATGAGCCTCCCCCATTAGCAGAGAAGCTCACCGAAGACCCCGTGACATCGAAAACCGCACAAAGCACGGTGACATGCGTCTACCTTGCCAACATTGCAATGAATTGGCGGAAGGTCACGGTCATTTGGTGCAAGAATCTCATGAACCATTCCCTAAGCATAAGGACTGATAGTCTAGAAGGCGATTTTCATATAACTTGCAAAATCGACCTCAAGCCGTGGCATTTTTGGAGCAAAAAAGGGTACAAGTCATTCGAGGTTGAAGGGAATCATGTTGAAGTCTATTGGGACCTTCGATCTGCTAAATTCGTAGGAGGTCCAGAACCGAATCAGGACTTCTACGTTGCCCTTGTTTGCGATGAGGAAGTTGTGTTACTCTTGGGAGACATGAAGAAAAAGGCTTACAAGAGAACCAAATCAAGGCCTTCAATGGTTGAGGCCGTTATGtactacaaaaaagaaaacgTGTTTGCCAAGAAAAGCTTTGCCACTAGGGTGAGATTCGACGAAAAGAGGAAAGAGCATGACATTGTAGTGGAGAGCTCAACTTCCGGGCTCAAAGACCCCGAAATGTGGATCAGCATAGACGGGATTGTGTTGGTTCATGTCAAGAATTTGCAATGGAAATTCAGAGGGAACCAGACTGTGATGGTGAACATGTTACCTGTCCAGGTTTTTTGGGATGTTCATGATTGGCTTTTCAGTAATCCAGGAACAGGACATGGTCTGTTTATTTTCAAGCCCGGGGCACCTGATTCGGAGAGCGATTACGACAGAGAAGGAGGCGAGTTCTGTGGAGACAGTGACAATAGCATTAGCAGTGCCTATTATTCAACTCAGAGTCTTAACACAACAGCTTCTGACTTCTGCTTGTTTCTTCATGCTTATAAGCTTGAATGA
- the LOC112184944 gene encoding uncharacterized protein LOC112184944 isoform X2, which translates to MRGHSVHEPPPLAEKLTEDPVTSKTAQSTVTCVYLANIAMNWRKVTVIWCKNLMNHSLSIRTDSLEGDFHITCKIDLKPWHFWSKKGYKSFEVEGNHVEVYWDLRSAKFVGGPEPNQDFYVALVCDEEVVLLLGDMKKKAYKRTKSRPSMVEAVMYYKKENVFAKKSFATRVRFDEKRKEHDIVVESSTSGLKDPEMWISIDGIVLVHVKNLQWKFRGNQTVMVNMLPVQVFWDVHDWLFSNPGTGHGLFIFKPGAPDSESDYDREGGEFCGDSDNSISSAYYSTQSLNTTASDFCLFLHAYKLE; encoded by the coding sequence ATGCGGGGACATTCGGTACATGAGCCTCCCCCATTAGCAGAGAAGCTCACCGAAGACCCCGTGACATCGAAAACCGCACAAAGCACGGTGACATGCGTCTACCTTGCCAACATTGCAATGAATTGGCGGAAGGTCACGGTCATTTGGTGCAAGAATCTCATGAACCATTCCCTAAGCATAAGGACTGATAGTCTAGAAGGCGATTTTCATATAACTTGCAAAATCGACCTCAAGCCGTGGCATTTTTGGAGCAAAAAAGGGTACAAGTCATTCGAGGTTGAAGGGAATCATGTTGAAGTCTATTGGGACCTTCGATCTGCTAAATTCGTAGGAGGTCCAGAACCGAATCAGGACTTCTACGTTGCCCTTGTTTGCGATGAGGAAGTTGTGTTACTCTTGGGAGACATGAAGAAAAAGGCTTACAAGAGAACCAAATCAAGGCCTTCAATGGTTGAGGCCGTTATGtactacaaaaaagaaaacgTGTTTGCCAAGAAAAGCTTTGCCACTAGGGTGAGATTCGACGAAAAGAGGAAAGAGCATGACATTGTAGTGGAGAGCTCAACTTCCGGGCTCAAAGACCCCGAAATGTGGATCAGCATAGACGGGATTGTGTTGGTTCATGTCAAGAATTTGCAATGGAAATTCAGAGGGAACCAGACTGTGATGGTGAACATGTTACCTGTCCAGGTTTTTTGGGATGTTCATGATTGGCTTTTCAGTAATCCAGGAACAGGACATGGTCTGTTTATTTTCAAGCCCGGGGCACCTGATTCGGAGAGCGATTACGACAGAGAAGGAGGCGAGTTCTGTGGAGACAGTGACAATAGCATTAGCAGTGCCTATTATTCAACTCAGAGTCTTAACACAACAGCTTCTGACTTCTGCTTGTTTCTTCATGCTTATAAGCTTGAATGA
- the LOC112189694 gene encoding uncharacterized membrane protein At3g27390 isoform X1 — MGVPVNFLSQLWSFISFLPFFFLLLILGLVKGLSTISFYLFITLLCNTIVLIRSVIYRNIYDYTTIFLCKHSAIIGPVALCIIFIGNSAVIAGLWIAHFVWTYYCVARSKRLGLVLKILVLVLLPAPLVLWPVVGVVGSLLGGIGYGFFFPLLATFEAVGENVPDKFYHCFVDGSWSTIKGSCIIVQDLTDFCFHSYFSYMDELMEQIPANEKPMDIELMKLPGCFLVSVIGVPADVSLITVVALWKSPYMLFKGWKRLLEDLIGREGPFLETECVPFAGLAILLWPLAVVGGVVASFFCSFFLGLYSGAIVYQENSVRLGLAYIVSVVSLYDEYVNDLLYLREGSCFPRPIYRRNMSFCSERKSSGDNDNNDSKNGREALYRSKLVSQQSRIWKQALHRYKEMQVWGWLFKSCEINGRILLRDGLIDVKDVEECILKGNCKKLGIKLPAWSILQCLLVSAKSSSSGLVISDDVELTKSNGPRDKVFDWFIGPLLIMKEQIRNMQLDANEEMTLRYVFMKCKNETPEEWDGTEFPSADPIRRAQLQAIFRRLQGLIASMSRVPTFRRRFRNLVKVLYLEAVQAAASGNHIGGILTPGKGNQSVMGSEDEKESKEGDEIVVDVAERNTCDNGNKSLMVSENEKESKEGEVIVLDVAERNTYDNGNKSLIGSEKEGEEIFVDVAEQNTYDNGKRSSMGSVRRKESKEGEEIVVDVAEQNIYNNGNIV, encoded by the exons ATGGGGGTTCCGGTGAATTTTCTGTCCCAGCTTTGGAGTTTCATCTCCTTcctacccttcttcttcttgcttctcaTCCTTGGCCTCGTCAAAGGTTTAAGCAccatttcattttatttattcattacTCTGTTATGCAACACAATCGTTCTAATTCGGAGCGTTATCTATCGGAACATTTACGattacacaacaatttttttatgTAAACACT CTGCGATCATTGGACCGGTGGCGCTGTGCATTATTTTCATTGGAAATTCAGCTGTAATTGCTGGGCTTTGGATAGCACATTTTGTTTGGACGTACTACTGCGTAGCAAG AAGCAAGAGGCTTGGACTTGTGTTAAAGATTCTAGTGCTGGTATTACTTCCGGCGCCGCTTGTCCTTTGGCCGGTCGTTGGAGTTGTCGGGAGTCTTTTAGGTGGGATTGGatatgggtttttttttccccttcttgCGACATTTGAGGCTGTTGGCGAGAATGTCCCTGACAAGTTCTACCACTGCTTTGTA GATGGTTCCTGGTCGACAATCAAAGGAAGCTGCATAATCGTCCAGGATCTCACAGATTTTTGCTTCCACTCTTACTTCTCCTACATGGATGAACTAATGGAACAGATACCTGCCAATGAAAAGCCCATGGATATAGA GTTAATGAAACTGCCGGGTTGTTTTTTGGTGAGTGTGATTGGAGTCCCAGCAGACGTGTCTTTGATTACAGTTGTTGCACTATGGAAAAGTCCATACATGCTGTTTAAAGGATGGAAGAGGCTATTAGAAGACTTGATAGGCAGAGAGGGACCATTCTTGGAAACAGAATGTGTTCCATTTGCTGGTCTTGCCATTCTTCTATGGCCTCTGGCAGTTGTTGGAGGTGTAGTAGCTTCTTTCTTCTGCAGCTTCTTTTTAGGACTATATAGTGGTGCTATTGTGTATCAG GAAAACTCAGTCCGCCTGGGACTTGCCTACATAGTTTCAGTGGTTTCACTGTATGATGAATATGTAAATGATTTACTGTACTTGAGGGAGGGATCCTGCTTTCCCAG GCCGATATACCGTAGAAATATGAGCTTTTGCTCGGAGAGGAAGAGCTCTGGTGACAATGATAATAATGATTCGAAGAACGGTAGAGAAGCCTTATATAGATCAAAACTTGTGTCGCAACAATCAAGAATTTGGAAGCAGGCACTCCACCGGTATAAAGAAATGCAG GTGTGGGGCTGGCTATTCAAATCTTGCGAGATTAATGGTAGAATTCTCCTTCGTGATGGTCTGATAGATGTCAAGGATGTAGAAGAATGTATCTTGAAGGGAAACTGTAAGAAGTTGGGAATCAAACTACCTGCTTGGTCGATATTACAATGTCTTCTTGTGTCAGCCAAGTCTAGTTCGTCCGGGTTGGTAATAT CTGATGATGtagagttgacaaagtcaaatgGGCCAAGGGATAAAGTGTTCGACTGGTTCATTGGACCATTGTTGATCATGAAAGAGCAAATACGGAATATGCAACTGGACGCGAACGAAGAAATGACTCTGAGATATGTGTTTATGAAATGCAAAAATGAAACACCTGAGGAGTGGGATGGCACTGAATTTCCATCTGCAGATCCTATCCGAAGGGCACAGTTGCAAGCCATATTTAGAAG ACTACAGGGTCTCATAGCTTCCATGTCTAGGGTGCCAACATTCAGACGCCGCTTTAGAAATTTGGTAAAGGTTCTGTATCTAGAAGCAGTTCAGGCTGCTGCTTCTGGTAATCACATAGGAGGAATATTAACTCCTGGAAAGGGCAACCAGAGTGTGATGGGAAGTGAGGACGAGAAAGAATCAAAGGAAGGAGACGAGATTGTTGTGGATGTAGCAGAACGGAATACTTGTGACAATGGGAACAAGAGTTTGATGGTAAGTGAGAACGAGAAAGAATCAAAGGAAGGAGAAGTAATTGTTCTGGATGTAGCAGAACGGAATACTTATGACAATGGGAACAAGAGTTTGATTGGAAGTGAGAAGGAAGGCGAAGAAATTTTTGTGGACGTAGCAGAACAGAATACGTATGACAATGGGAAAAGGAGTTCAATGGGAAGTGTGAGACGGAAAGAATCGAAGGAAGGAGAAGAAATTGTTGTGGATGTAGCAGAACAGAATATTTATAACAATGGGAACATAGTATGA
- the LOC112189694 gene encoding uncharacterized membrane protein At3g27390 isoform X2, translating into MGVPVNFLSQLWSFISFLPFFFLLLILGLVKAAIIGPVALCIIFIGNSAVIAGLWIAHFVWTYYCVARSKRLGLVLKILVLVLLPAPLVLWPVVGVVGSLLGGIGYGFFFPLLATFEAVGENVPDKFYHCFVDGSWSTIKGSCIIVQDLTDFCFHSYFSYMDELMEQIPANEKPMDIELMKLPGCFLVSVIGVPADVSLITVVALWKSPYMLFKGWKRLLEDLIGREGPFLETECVPFAGLAILLWPLAVVGGVVASFFCSFFLGLYSGAIVYQENSVRLGLAYIVSVVSLYDEYVNDLLYLREGSCFPRPIYRRNMSFCSERKSSGDNDNNDSKNGREALYRSKLVSQQSRIWKQALHRYKEMQVWGWLFKSCEINGRILLRDGLIDVKDVEECILKGNCKKLGIKLPAWSILQCLLVSAKSSSSGLVISDDVELTKSNGPRDKVFDWFIGPLLIMKEQIRNMQLDANEEMTLRYVFMKCKNETPEEWDGTEFPSADPIRRAQLQAIFRRLQGLIASMSRVPTFRRRFRNLVKVLYLEAVQAAASGNHIGGILTPGKGNQSVMGSEDEKESKEGDEIVVDVAERNTCDNGNKSLMVSENEKESKEGEVIVLDVAERNTYDNGNKSLIGSEKEGEEIFVDVAEQNTYDNGKRSSMGSVRRKESKEGEEIVVDVAEQNIYNNGNIV; encoded by the exons ATGGGGGTTCCGGTGAATTTTCTGTCCCAGCTTTGGAGTTTCATCTCCTTcctacccttcttcttcttgcttctcaTCCTTGGCCTCGTCAAAG CTGCGATCATTGGACCGGTGGCGCTGTGCATTATTTTCATTGGAAATTCAGCTGTAATTGCTGGGCTTTGGATAGCACATTTTGTTTGGACGTACTACTGCGTAGCAAG AAGCAAGAGGCTTGGACTTGTGTTAAAGATTCTAGTGCTGGTATTACTTCCGGCGCCGCTTGTCCTTTGGCCGGTCGTTGGAGTTGTCGGGAGTCTTTTAGGTGGGATTGGatatgggtttttttttccccttcttgCGACATTTGAGGCTGTTGGCGAGAATGTCCCTGACAAGTTCTACCACTGCTTTGTA GATGGTTCCTGGTCGACAATCAAAGGAAGCTGCATAATCGTCCAGGATCTCACAGATTTTTGCTTCCACTCTTACTTCTCCTACATGGATGAACTAATGGAACAGATACCTGCCAATGAAAAGCCCATGGATATAGA GTTAATGAAACTGCCGGGTTGTTTTTTGGTGAGTGTGATTGGAGTCCCAGCAGACGTGTCTTTGATTACAGTTGTTGCACTATGGAAAAGTCCATACATGCTGTTTAAAGGATGGAAGAGGCTATTAGAAGACTTGATAGGCAGAGAGGGACCATTCTTGGAAACAGAATGTGTTCCATTTGCTGGTCTTGCCATTCTTCTATGGCCTCTGGCAGTTGTTGGAGGTGTAGTAGCTTCTTTCTTCTGCAGCTTCTTTTTAGGACTATATAGTGGTGCTATTGTGTATCAG GAAAACTCAGTCCGCCTGGGACTTGCCTACATAGTTTCAGTGGTTTCACTGTATGATGAATATGTAAATGATTTACTGTACTTGAGGGAGGGATCCTGCTTTCCCAG GCCGATATACCGTAGAAATATGAGCTTTTGCTCGGAGAGGAAGAGCTCTGGTGACAATGATAATAATGATTCGAAGAACGGTAGAGAAGCCTTATATAGATCAAAACTTGTGTCGCAACAATCAAGAATTTGGAAGCAGGCACTCCACCGGTATAAAGAAATGCAG GTGTGGGGCTGGCTATTCAAATCTTGCGAGATTAATGGTAGAATTCTCCTTCGTGATGGTCTGATAGATGTCAAGGATGTAGAAGAATGTATCTTGAAGGGAAACTGTAAGAAGTTGGGAATCAAACTACCTGCTTGGTCGATATTACAATGTCTTCTTGTGTCAGCCAAGTCTAGTTCGTCCGGGTTGGTAATAT CTGATGATGtagagttgacaaagtcaaatgGGCCAAGGGATAAAGTGTTCGACTGGTTCATTGGACCATTGTTGATCATGAAAGAGCAAATACGGAATATGCAACTGGACGCGAACGAAGAAATGACTCTGAGATATGTGTTTATGAAATGCAAAAATGAAACACCTGAGGAGTGGGATGGCACTGAATTTCCATCTGCAGATCCTATCCGAAGGGCACAGTTGCAAGCCATATTTAGAAG ACTACAGGGTCTCATAGCTTCCATGTCTAGGGTGCCAACATTCAGACGCCGCTTTAGAAATTTGGTAAAGGTTCTGTATCTAGAAGCAGTTCAGGCTGCTGCTTCTGGTAATCACATAGGAGGAATATTAACTCCTGGAAAGGGCAACCAGAGTGTGATGGGAAGTGAGGACGAGAAAGAATCAAAGGAAGGAGACGAGATTGTTGTGGATGTAGCAGAACGGAATACTTGTGACAATGGGAACAAGAGTTTGATGGTAAGTGAGAACGAGAAAGAATCAAAGGAAGGAGAAGTAATTGTTCTGGATGTAGCAGAACGGAATACTTATGACAATGGGAACAAGAGTTTGATTGGAAGTGAGAAGGAAGGCGAAGAAATTTTTGTGGACGTAGCAGAACAGAATACGTATGACAATGGGAAAAGGAGTTCAATGGGAAGTGTGAGACGGAAAGAATCGAAGGAAGGAGAAGAAATTGTTGTGGATGTAGCAGAACAGAATATTTATAACAATGGGAACATAGTATGA
- the LOC112190466 gene encoding uncharacterized protein At4g26485-like translates to MERWIEHYSSSQQILLVGEGDFSFSACLARAFGCAPNMVATSLDSQESLWEKHWSCVSHLDELRGRGCLVLHDVNVHDMDLHYILKWKKFDVIIFNFPHAGHYPWLRERDNQLIQMHRQLLSGFFASARVVLRSGGQIHVTTRDDYPYNIWNVEELAAQAGLVLREKVWFEKSDYPGYHNKRGGGIDSNKKFPLGESYTFKFVAKTYYMY, encoded by the exons ATGGAGCGGTGGATTGAGCACTACTCTAGCTCACAGCAGATACTGCTGGTTGGGGAAGGCGACTTCTCATTCTCTGCCTGCTTGGCTCGAGCTTTTGGTTGCGCTCCTAACATGGTCGCTACTTCTCTCGACTCCCAAG AATCTCTGTGGGAAAAGCATTGGAGCTGTGTGTCACACTTGGATGAGTTGAGGGGGAGAGGATGCCTAGTGTTGCATGATGTGAATGTGCATGACATGGACCTCCATTACATCCTGAAATGGAAGAAATTTGATGTTATCATCTTCAACTTTCCTCATGCAGGGCATTACCCTTGGCTCCGAGAGAGAGATAATCAGCTCATTCA GATGCACAGGCAATTGCTTAGTGGGTTTTTTGCAAGCGCCCGAGTGGTGCTTCGCTCTGGTGGTCAAATTCATGTGACAACCAGGGATGACTACCCATATAACATATGGAATGTGGAGGAACTTGCCGCTCAAGCAGGCCTGGTTTTGAGAGAGAAAGTGTGGTTCGAAAAGTCTGACTACCCTGGCTATCACAATAAGAGAGGCGGTGGCATTGACAGCAACAAGAAATTTCCACTGGGAGAGAGCTACACCTTCAAGTTTGTAGCTAAAACTTATTATATGTATTAG